A window of Variovorax paradoxus EPS genomic DNA:
CTGCTTGAATACGGCGATGCTCTCGCGCATGACATCGGCGCCCGTCTTCCCGAAGCGACGAGCGAGATCTGCCACGGCGTCGGCCGACGCACCCACCGCTGCTCGCGCGTTAGAGCCGGCCTTGGCACCGGCCGCGGTGGCCGCATCCACCGCCCCCGGCACGGCGGCGGTACCCTGGCGCACGGCGACGTAGACGTCGATCAACGTGTTGGCCGTGCCGGGCTTGCCGCCGACGCTGAACCACATGGCACCGCCCAGGACGAGGCTCTTGACCTGCTTGCTGTCTGCCGCATCCGCGGCGCGCTGCGCCAGGCCCCGCACCATCCCCATCTGCTGGCGCCAGTAGGCGGCTGCCTTGTCCAGCGAGATGCTGACCTTGTGCACGGTCACGCCGACGGCCTTGCCCAGCGTGTTGGTGATCGATTCGGTCAGCGTTTGCAGTTTGTCGCGCACAGGCGCCGGCAGCTGCTGGAGCTTGTCCAGCGCCATGGAGGTTGCGCCAACGACGGTCAGGGTCAAATGGCCATAGGTGGATGCCAGGTTCTTCAGCAGCGGCAATTGCTGGGCGAGCCAGCGTATCTGGGGCAAGGCACGGAGCAGCGCCTTGTCGCCGGCCGGCAATGGCGTGCCTGCGGCGACGGCTTTCTCGATTTCCTCGATCAGCTTGAACAGGTTCTTGATTTCCTTGTGGACCTTGGTGGGCTTGAAGGCGTCATGGAAGCTCTCGAAGGCCGACTTCTGGTTGCCCAGCAACGACCGCACCAGCAATGTCTCCTTGTCATTGGGGTCGTTGAGCAGGAAATCCTTGAACCACTCGGTGCCCTTGTCCGTGATCGGCCCGCCATGGGTGCACATGCCTACCGCGACGGCATAGAAGATGCCGTCGCTGGGTGTCGTCTCGTCGAAGTCGAAGCTGGTGATCAGTTTCCGCTGCTCGGACTGCAGCCAGACCTGGTAGTCCAGTTCCAGACGTTCAAGGCGTTGCCGGTCTTCCTTGATCTTGGCCTTGTAGCTGTCCAGGAAGGTGCGGTGTGCGGGTCTGCGCTTGCCCCCAGTGACGCCGTCCAGAATGTCTTCCTTCAGGCTGGTGGCTTGCCGGTCGATCTGCGATGCGCTGGGAAAGGAAATGATGCCGCGCCCATACACGCGGGTGCGGCCGTCACCGTTGACGTCGTAGGGGTTGTATTCGTACTTGGGCTCCAGGGTTGCTTCGGGCGGCAGCTTTCCTGCCGCCGTCAAGTCCTTGAATTCCTTTTCACTGACCTCCTTGCCATTCAGGCCGGCGTACTGCGGATCGCTCAACGGCGCCTTGCGCGCCTGCGCCTGCTCGTCCGCACGCTTGAGAAGCCCTTCGATGGTCAGTCCCGTTTGCAGCTTCTGGTAGCCGGAAGCCTGCGTGACAACCCATTCGGCGGCATCGTTGCACAGCGTGATGCGGCGTTGGGCGGTTTCCGCTGTAGCTCCGATCGGGTCGATCAGCCCGACGAGCATGACGTCGTCGGGCGAGTAAGGCTTTTTCTTGCTTGCGTTGTTGCCGGCCTCCAGGATTCGCTGGGCCTCCGTATGCAGGTTGCCGGCCGTTTCAGGACGCGCGTGAGGCACGCCCGGCTTGGCAGAACCGGGCAGCGGTGCAAACGGGTTGCCGCGAAATGCCGATGCAGGGCGAGCGGGATCGTAGTCAGCCACCGCGGTCTGCACCAGTTTGCCGGTCAACGGCAGCGATTGACTGCACGATGCATCGGACGCATCGATCTTGGTCATTCGCTTGCGGCGCAGCGTCTTGTCGTTCCCGTACAGATGCCGGACCTCCGGACTCCAGAGATGGTCGCTATAGGCCACCCAGACCTTGCCGGCGTTCCTGGCGTCCTGGATCACGAACAGCATCGCGCTGGCGTACGCGGCGGTTCGCCTGCAGGAAAAAGCCTCTTCTTCCTTGCCCGAGGCCGAGCCTTCGAGAGGGTGCGGGGTGAGATAGCCGCCTTCATGCACCTTGAAGGCTTCCCAGCCGCGTTGGCTCTTCAGGGTGGGGGTGTGCGACTTCTCGTAGTAGGCAATGACATAGCCGGGGCGCAGCGTTCTGGCGACATGTCCAGACGTTGGCAGGTGCGGCGCGGGGACCTTGGATTCCATCAGCACCCGGGTCGCTGCGGTGCGCGCCGCGTCCTGTGCATATGACTTGTCGGCTACACCGGCACGCACCAGAAGCATCGGGAGGCCGACTTTTTCGCAGGCCGGGCAACCTCCTGAGACGCAGGCAGGCGTGTTGGCGGCAGCCTTGTTGGCCGCCGCCGAGTAGGAATTGAGGGCCAT
This region includes:
- a CDS encoding T6SS effector BTH_I2691 family protein, which codes for MALNSYSAAANKAAANTPACVSGGCPACEKVGLPMLLVRAGVADKSYAQDAARTAATRVLMESKVPAPHLPTSGHVARTLRPGYVIAYYEKSHTPTLKSQRGWEAFKVHEGGYLTPHPLEGSASGKEEEAFSCRRTAAYASAMLFVIQDARNAGKVWVAYSDHLWSPEVRHLYGNDKTLRRKRMTKIDASDASCSQSLPLTGKLVQTAVADYDPARPASAFRGNPFAPLPGSAKPGVPHARPETAGNLHTEAQRILEAGNNASKKKPYSPDDVMLVGLIDPIGATAETAQRRITLCNDAAEWVVTQASGYQKLQTGLTIEGLLKRADEQAQARKAPLSDPQYAGLNGKEVSEKEFKDLTAAGKLPPEATLEPKYEYNPYDVNGDGRTRVYGRGIISFPSASQIDRQATSLKEDILDGVTGGKRRPAHRTFLDSYKAKIKEDRQRLERLELDYQVWLQSEQRKLITSFDFDETTPSDGIFYAVAVGMCTHGGPITDKGTEWFKDFLLNDPNDKETLLVRSLLGNQKSAFESFHDAFKPTKVHKEIKNLFKLIEEIEKAVAAGTPLPAGDKALLRALPQIRWLAQQLPLLKNLASTYGHLTLTVVGATSMALDKLQQLPAPVRDKLQTLTESITNTLGKAVGVTVHKVSISLDKAAAYWRQQMGMVRGLAQRAADAADSKQVKSLVLGGAMWFSVGGKPGTANTLIDVYVAVRQGTAAVPGAVDAATAAGAKAGSNARAAVGASADAVADLARRFGKTGADVMRESIAVFKQGSATFSAAGALLQVFSISKTWHTLETGTQEERTYASITLLTTGLGVTGALLEISEAYAKQLGKTASALGLKLVAGSASAISLLFDAVGAFLRFRNEKEKGDSDSSAAYLVQSLFFVGAAFAGGMYVASTAGWITGTIAAGWGLSWTGWGLLLLGLGLIAGYVAMLLNDAPTVEWVKRSIWGDASDKWGNLQKEQNELNKVLLGVRVDFYAGIKTTLQGGVVGLGAPIMMNVPTNTYEAWTRLFIPVQLRELVKYELGFSVVGTENQRKKWKFNAEGKIIEGPNTTLFPLEINDESITHRVEMPRDALNSIQGNVKIWDAPEEGELIVDESLVK